One Vibrio penaeicida DNA segment encodes these proteins:
- a CDS encoding SoxR reducing system RseC family protein, whose translation MMTALATVVASNPSKSGFRIQLSCEQQTSCSSCSSQKSCGTGVVSKAFGNKAHAWYLESKQSLTPGQVVEIGLPEKQLLQSAALIYLSPIAFLFLGALLGHFWLQPMLGSGELAVIAASVLFAWVGTLCAKYWTGKLERESEDKVSLIRVLGSPLTGIATFPDSDKP comes from the coding sequence ATGATGACGGCACTAGCGACGGTGGTCGCAAGTAACCCTTCCAAGTCTGGATTCCGAATCCAATTAAGCTGTGAGCAACAAACCAGTTGCTCTAGCTGTTCATCTCAAAAAAGCTGCGGCACTGGTGTCGTATCAAAAGCCTTTGGCAATAAAGCACACGCTTGGTATTTAGAGTCAAAGCAATCTTTGACTCCAGGGCAAGTTGTGGAGATCGGTTTGCCAGAAAAGCAGTTGTTGCAGTCGGCTGCTTTAATTTATTTGTCTCCCATCGCATTTTTGTTTTTAGGGGCACTCTTGGGGCATTTCTGGCTTCAACCAATGCTAGGTTCTGGTGAACTGGCGGTCATAGCAGCATCAGTGTTGTTTGCATGGGTAGGAACCCTTTGCGCTAAGTATTGGACCGGGAAACTAGAGCGAGAATCTGAGGATAAAGTGTCCCTAATTCGCGTGCTAGGGAGTCCTTTGACAGGAATTGCTACATTTCCTGATAGCGACAAGCCCTGA